Proteins co-encoded in one Sulfurospirillum arsenophilum NBRC 109478 genomic window:
- the tgt gene encoding tRNA guanosine(34) transglycosylase Tgt has product MEFQIDKTDGNARACTIKTAHSTIQTPVFMPVGTVGSVKSLDAVDMSEMLGAKIILGNTYHLYLRPNDEVIKHFGGLHGFTKFPNSFLTDSGGFQAFSLSDISKADVNGIMFKSHIDGSSHYFTPEKVLDIQYNFNSDIMMILDDLVALPATKERIALSIKRTTDWAQRAITYHKQKQSEGIGLHQNIFAIIQGGTDKEFRRISANELCALPFDGFAIGGLSVGEANADMYETVEFVTPLMPKDKPRYLMGVGTPEDLVENVERGVDMFDCVMPTRNARNGSLFTSFGKVSIKNAKFQRDEAPLDPECECFTCKHYSRGYLHHLFRAKELTYFRLASIHNLHYYLNLMKQMRQAILEGRFASFKAEFYAKRAK; this is encoded by the coding sequence ATGGAATTTCAGATAGATAAAACCGATGGAAATGCTCGTGCTTGTACGATAAAAACGGCACACAGTACCATCCAAACACCTGTATTTATGCCTGTAGGAACTGTAGGCAGTGTTAAAAGCTTAGATGCTGTCGATATGAGTGAAATGCTTGGAGCGAAGATTATCTTAGGCAATACGTACCATCTTTACTTACGCCCGAATGATGAAGTCATTAAACATTTTGGAGGGCTTCATGGCTTTACCAAATTTCCAAACAGCTTTTTAACCGATAGCGGTGGATTTCAAGCATTTAGCTTAAGTGACATCTCTAAAGCCGATGTGAATGGCATCATGTTTAAAAGTCATATTGATGGTTCTTCTCATTACTTTACCCCTGAAAAGGTTCTTGATATTCAGTATAACTTTAATTCAGACATTATGATGATTTTGGATGATCTTGTAGCTCTCCCCGCCACCAAAGAGCGCATCGCACTTTCCATTAAACGCACGACTGATTGGGCACAGCGCGCCATTACGTATCATAAGCAAAAACAGTCTGAGGGGATTGGACTGCATCAAAATATTTTTGCGATCATTCAAGGTGGAACCGATAAAGAGTTCCGTCGCATCAGCGCCAATGAGCTTTGCGCCCTACCCTTTGATGGTTTTGCCATTGGCGGGTTGAGTGTTGGTGAAGCCAATGCTGATATGTACGAAACAGTCGAATTTGTGACCCCTTTAATGCCAAAAGATAAGCCACGTTATTTGATGGGTGTTGGAACACCTGAGGATTTGGTTGAAAACGTGGAACGTGGCGTAGATATGTTCGACTGTGTTATGCCAACCCGTAACGCTCGCAATGGTTCACTTTTCACCTCATTTGGCAAAGTGAGCATCAAAAATGCGAAGTTTCAAAGAGATGAAGCCCCACTTGATCCAGAGTGTGAATGCTTTACATGTAAACATTATTCGCGTGGGTATTTGCACCATCTTTTCCGTGCCAAAGAGCTTACGTACTTTAGACTTGCATCGATTCACAATCTCCATTACTACTTAAACTTAATGAAGCAGATGCGTCAAGCAATTCTTGAGGGACGTTTTGCCTCTTTTAAAGCGGAATTTTACGCGAAAAGAGCCAAATAA
- a CDS encoding COG3400 family protein — protein MKKILIIADGILAKQFLEKVMETEAGENSYTIVTYKEETLPKKRPENFKFFEFDPTSYEKLAIILNEQFFQVMIMMSNELDVKATYTNIRKVDGKVRIVIMDRWGLEIEDKRLLMLNSREILASRFTDHLPNTPIVAQNIGLGIGEIMEVSVPVGSSYAYRHLASIEQSRWKIAAVYRSNTLILPRPALMLLPNDLLLLVGDPKVLQSVFKSIKRELGQFPSPFGSSIYCLIDMLRMSDNEIDVLINDALLLHSKLNSNKLHVKIINPTYSKSLEKVKSYSNHHINVMIDYFENNPRKVLREDTEKMDIGLIVVMNTFFQKNKRTLYKTKLPIFKMGKRGFGSLNQGVVLSNDAHEIEQESSVIFDVATQLSLDLKLYSYNPDHENEKNSLIEHFDNLSKIFGREVDVVQSDKNPLVKLRHKDNILQFLPFSPKILEANFLSIFSTDMEKLHFKLADNYQLFIPINA, from the coding sequence ATGAAAAAAATTTTAATCATCGCTGATGGCATTCTAGCAAAACAATTTTTAGAAAAGGTTATGGAAACCGAAGCAGGGGAAAATAGCTACACCATCGTCACCTACAAAGAAGAGACTTTACCTAAAAAACGCCCTGAAAATTTTAAATTTTTTGAATTTGATCCAACAAGCTACGAAAAACTTGCCATTATTCTCAACGAACAGTTTTTCCAAGTGATGATTATGATGTCCAATGAACTTGATGTCAAAGCGACCTACACCAACATCCGAAAGGTAGATGGCAAAGTGCGCATCGTCATTATGGACAGATGGGGATTAGAGATCGAAGATAAACGTCTTTTGATGCTTAACTCTCGCGAAATCCTCGCTTCTCGTTTTACCGACCATCTTCCAAACACACCCATTGTCGCACAAAACATAGGTCTTGGCATCGGTGAGATCATGGAAGTCTCCGTACCTGTGGGAAGTTCTTACGCGTACCGACATCTTGCTTCCATTGAGCAGAGTAGATGGAAAATTGCAGCCGTGTATCGCTCAAATACGCTCATTTTACCCAGACCTGCTCTGATGCTTTTACCCAATGATCTTTTACTGCTTGTGGGTGATCCTAAAGTATTGCAAAGCGTCTTTAAAAGCATCAAACGAGAACTAGGGCAGTTTCCTTCTCCTTTTGGAAGCAGTATCTACTGTCTTATCGACATGTTACGCATGAGTGACAACGAGATCGATGTGCTCATCAATGACGCACTTTTACTGCACTCAAAACTCAACAGCAACAAATTACATGTAAAGATTATAAACCCGACGTATTCAAAGTCGTTAGAGAAAGTTAAGAGTTACAGCAACCACCATATTAACGTCATGATCGACTATTTTGAAAACAATCCACGTAAAGTATTGCGCGAGGATACTGAAAAAATGGATATTGGTCTGATTGTTGTGATGAATACATTTTTTCAAAAAAACAAACGCACCCTTTATAAAACCAAATTACCGATCTTTAAAATGGGAAAACGTGGCTTTGGAAGCCTCAATCAAGGTGTTGTATTAAGCAACGACGCACATGAGATTGAACAAGAGTCTTCGGTTATTTTTGACGTTGCCACGCAGCTCTCACTCGACCTTAAACTCTACTCTTACAATCCTGACCATGAAAATGAAAAAAACAGTCTCATTGAACACTTTGACAATCTCTCCAAAATCTTTGGACGTGAAGTCGATGTCGTACAAAGCGATAAAAATCCACTGGTAAAACTTCGTCATAAAGATAATATTTTGCAATTTTTACCGTTTAGTCCTAAAATATTGGAAGCAAATTTTCTCTCTATTTTTTCGACGGACATGGAAAAATTACACTTTAAACTTGCCGACAATTACCAACTATTCATCCCAATCAATGCATAA
- the aroB gene encoding 3-dehydroquinate synthase codes for MQVNVVLNKNTSKDYSVHIDTLEKLVFDTKVLIVTNTTVAALHLEMLKTRISAKELHTIILPDGEMYKNFESLNLILNACFEHRLDRQSLLIAFGGGVIGDMTGFAASIYQRGINFIQIPTTLLAQVDASVGGKTGINNSYGKNLIGSFWQPRAVYCESAFLKTLPKREFAAGVAEIIKMAVTFDKNFFEWLETHDLSDEANLKSAIYKSIAIKADVVSQDETEKGIRAVLNYGHTFAHVIENQTQYSTYLHGEAVAIGIVMANTLAQKLGLLSAEDAERIQTLLKRYELPTHYKIDSLERFYDAFFLDKKSANDKITFILAEGIGGNDMRSGIPKEVVLEALGDANV; via the coding sequence ATGCAAGTCAATGTTGTCTTAAACAAAAACACTTCAAAAGATTACAGTGTCCATATTGACACTTTAGAAAAACTCGTATTTGACACAAAAGTTTTGATCGTCACCAACACCACAGTGGCAGCTCTTCACCTCGAAATGCTAAAAACACGCATAAGTGCAAAAGAACTTCATACGATCATTTTGCCAGATGGTGAAATGTATAAAAACTTCGAGAGTCTTAACCTCATTTTAAATGCATGTTTTGAGCACCGACTGGATCGACAATCACTCCTTATTGCCTTTGGTGGCGGTGTTATCGGCGATATGACAGGCTTTGCCGCTTCTATTTATCAAAGAGGGATTAATTTTATTCAGATTCCAACCACACTTTTGGCGCAAGTGGATGCCAGTGTCGGTGGTAAAACGGGGATTAATAACAGCTATGGAAAAAACCTCATTGGCTCGTTTTGGCAACCTCGCGCTGTGTATTGCGAGAGTGCATTTCTAAAAACCTTACCAAAGCGTGAATTTGCCGCAGGTGTCGCAGAAATCATCAAAATGGCAGTCACTTTTGACAAAAACTTTTTCGAGTGGTTAGAAACACATGATTTAAGCGATGAAGCAAACCTCAAAAGCGCAATTTATAAAAGCATTGCCATCAAAGCTGATGTCGTCTCGCAAGACGAAACAGAAAAGGGCATACGTGCGGTTCTAAACTACGGACACACGTTTGCACATGTCATTGAAAACCAGACTCAGTATAGTACCTATTTACACGGTGAAGCCGTTGCCATCGGTATCGTCATGGCAAACACACTCGCTCAAAAACTTGGGCTTTTAAGTGCAGAAGATGCTGAACGCATTCAAACACTTTTAAAACGTTATGAACTCCCAACACACTACAAAATTGACTCACTTGAGCGCTTTTACGATGCTTTTTTCTTGGATAAAAAAAGTGCCAATGACAAAATAACTTTTATTTTAGCCGAGGGCATTGGAGGCAACGATATGCGTAGTGGCATTCCCAAAGAAGTCGTTTTAGAAGCATTAGGTGATGCCAATGTTTAA
- a CDS encoding mechanosensitive ion channel domain-containing protein: MFKKILWLIFVTCNLFAADASSSVKLEDSIKIEALRQRTTAIDEAIQDNLWFKRYGNYLSYQKLIEELSTVDAEVKKIKNAKDKVTIEKRERLVSKQESLEKQIELLQEFKNSPFSRMVESVELESYPRITNPFAIISALSYIKKIKQDSMDYRARIDRLDFLVGKLKEKLSLIEEIYQIEPIITNEDMVYEAQKELNAFIAAQEIASTSYSLHVKKVEEATIRVTQDITLQMKRAFNIGIFIVVVIVFTLLLKFVAKRYIKDNDRFYTANKIINFVNVTLIILILLFSYIENVSYLVTVLGFASAGIAIAMKDWFMSILGWMVIIFGGSFHVGDRIKVQKDGLLYVGDIIDISLLRMTLFEDVTISTYRDNRRAGRVIFVPNNYVFTSLISNYTHGTIRTVWDGIDIFITFDSNHKKAVYLAREITKKYAKGYTDIARKQLNLLRNQYSLKNTNVEPRVFSFVEPQGFCISSWYMTNSYATLTLRSTISSEIIDAFNQEDDITIAYHTQNINLGSQKKRMPNLETPKSFDEKSLF, encoded by the coding sequence ATGTTTAAAAAAATTCTTTGGCTCATTTTCGTTACATGTAATCTCTTTGCAGCAGATGCTAGCAGCAGTGTTAAACTTGAAGACAGCATCAAAATTGAGGCGCTTCGTCAAAGAACGACGGCTATTGATGAAGCCATACAAGATAACTTATGGTTTAAACGCTATGGCAACTATTTAAGCTATCAAAAACTCATTGAAGAACTTTCAACCGTTGATGCTGAAGTCAAAAAAATTAAAAATGCAAAAGATAAAGTCACGATTGAAAAGCGCGAAAGACTCGTAAGTAAGCAAGAATCTCTCGAAAAACAGATCGAACTTTTACAAGAGTTTAAAAACTCTCCTTTTAGCAGAATGGTCGAATCGGTTGAGCTTGAAAGTTACCCTCGTATTACAAACCCTTTTGCGATTATCTCAGCGCTTTCATACATCAAAAAAATCAAACAAGATAGTATGGATTACCGTGCACGTATTGACCGTTTAGACTTTTTAGTCGGTAAACTCAAAGAAAAGCTCTCGCTTATTGAAGAAATTTATCAGATTGAGCCTATTATCACCAACGAAGATATGGTATATGAAGCACAAAAAGAGCTTAACGCTTTTATAGCTGCCCAAGAGATCGCTAGTACAAGTTACTCTTTACATGTAAAGAAAGTGGAAGAGGCGACCATTCGCGTAACACAAGACATTACGTTGCAGATGAAACGTGCTTTTAATATCGGTATTTTTATCGTTGTTGTTATTGTCTTTACCCTTTTGCTCAAATTTGTTGCGAAGCGCTACATCAAGGACAATGATCGTTTTTACACTGCCAACAAAATCATCAACTTTGTCAACGTTACTTTAATTATTCTCATCTTGCTTTTCTCCTACATCGAGAATGTTTCGTACCTTGTCACTGTACTTGGATTTGCATCTGCGGGTATTGCCATTGCGATGAAAGACTGGTTTATGAGCATTTTGGGATGGATGGTCATCATCTTTGGTGGTAGTTTCCACGTGGGTGATCGTATCAAAGTGCAAAAAGATGGACTGCTTTATGTTGGTGACATTATCGATATTTCACTCCTACGCATGACCCTTTTTGAAGATGTCACTATCAGTACCTACCGCGATAACCGAAGAGCGGGTAGGGTCATATTTGTTCCTAACAATTACGTCTTTACAAGTCTCATCTCCAACTATACGCATGGTACGATTCGCACCGTATGGGATGGTATCGACATTTTTATTACGTTCGATTCCAACCATAAAAAAGCGGTCTATTTAGCACGCGAAATTACCAAAAAATACGCCAAAGGCTACACTGATATTGCACGTAAACAACTCAATTTACTTCGCAACCAGTACAGCCTGAAAAACACCAACGTCGAGCCACGCGTCTTTTCATTTGTCGAACCACAAGGTTTTTGTATCAGCAGTTGGTATATGACCAATTCTTACGCTACGCTCACCCTTAGAAGTACGATCAGTAGTGAAATTATCGATGCGTTTAATCAAGAAGATGACATTACCATCGCTTACCATACCCAAAATATCAATCTTGGCTCTCAAAAGAAGAGAATGCCAAATTTAGAAACACCAAAGAGTTTTGATGAAAAAAGTCTTTTTTAA
- the mtaB gene encoding tRNA (N(6)-L-threonylcarbamoyladenosine(37)-C(2))-methylthiotransferase MtaB: MKKVFFKTFGCRTNIYDTQVMMENLTDFEVTEDEKEAQIIVVNSCTVTNGADTGVRSYINHATKEGKKVIVAGCGAISKGESLFNQKKVFGVMGHSEKGQINTLLKQETPFYQIGDLTSLDETIVHEYTGKTKAFIKIQEGCNFRCSYCIIPYVRGNARSQDEAKIIEQVQKLALNGYGEFVLTGTNIGSYGKDKGSSLGKLVQRLGSIRGVRRIRLGSIEPVQIDDSFREILAEPWLERHLHVALQHTSERMLELMRRRNNVKRDLELFQELSEKGFALGTDYITGHPGESEAIWQEAYTTLEQFPLTHLHAFTYSKRDGTPSSTMKPEVKGDVAKERLKSIESLVESKNITFRQKNNAIPLNVLVEEHKEDHYIGYDQFFNKVIIQSERDLLKEWVTIEKYEVKQEANYAHF, encoded by the coding sequence ATGAAAAAAGTCTTTTTTAAAACATTCGGCTGTCGCACCAACATCTACGATACCCAAGTGATGATGGAAAACCTCACCGATTTTGAAGTGACCGAAGATGAAAAAGAAGCGCAGATCATCGTTGTTAACTCCTGCACCGTCACCAATGGAGCCGATACGGGTGTGCGAAGCTACATCAACCACGCAACCAAAGAGGGCAAAAAAGTCATCGTCGCGGGTTGTGGAGCGATCAGCAAAGGTGAAAGCCTTTTTAATCAAAAAAAGGTTTTTGGCGTTATGGGACACTCCGAAAAAGGGCAGATCAACACGCTGTTAAAGCAAGAGACACCTTTCTATCAAATCGGCGATCTGACTTCTTTAGATGAAACCATCGTACACGAGTACACAGGCAAAACCAAAGCGTTTATCAAAATCCAAGAAGGGTGTAATTTTAGGTGTTCTTACTGCATCATCCCTTACGTCAGAGGCAATGCGCGAAGTCAAGATGAAGCTAAAATCATAGAGCAAGTTCAAAAATTGGCACTCAATGGCTACGGCGAATTTGTGCTTACGGGTACGAACATCGGAAGTTACGGCAAAGATAAAGGAAGCTCACTTGGAAAACTCGTTCAACGCTTAGGCTCTATTAGAGGCGTGCGTCGTATTCGTCTAGGAAGCATCGAACCTGTACAGATCGATGATAGTTTCAGAGAAATTCTAGCTGAGCCGTGGCTTGAGCGACATTTACATGTAGCCTTGCAACACACCTCGGAGCGCATGTTAGAGCTGATGCGAAGACGCAATAACGTTAAGCGCGATTTAGAGCTTTTTCAAGAACTCAGTGAAAAAGGCTTTGCGTTAGGAACCGATTATATTACCGGTCATCCAGGCGAAAGTGAAGCGATTTGGCAAGAAGCATACACAACGCTAGAGCAGTTTCCACTGACCCATTTACACGCTTTTACCTACTCAAAACGCGATGGTACACCCTCAAGTACGATGAAACCTGAGGTCAAAGGCGATGTTGCCAAAGAACGCCTCAAAAGCATAGAATCGCTTGTAGAGTCGAAAAACATTACTTTCAGACAAAAAAATAATGCAATACCTTTAAATGTCTTGGTCGAAGAGCACAAAGAGGATCACTACATCGGATACGACCAGTTTTTCAATAAAGTCATCATCCAAAGCGAACGTGACCTGCTCAAAGAGTGGGTTACCATCGAAAAATACGAAGTCAAACAGGAGGCAAACTATGCGCATTTTTAA
- a CDS encoding AAA family ATPase, which produces MRIFKSQKLMLATMALSIFAVLLAFGYLRISPKIIDLPTYHALLDSGSIKKAKVEENEVFLYGINDQFVIIKDGIDIGALLKKVPIEVQRSNPFFEDLILLGMLGSLLFALLFYARKKRAEDAKKEQETNQKAYASYDPFMSSIIRPVKAQVSFRDVAGIKDVKEELEEIVDFLKNPARYKRYGITLPKGVLLVGPPGVGKTMIAKAVAGEASVPFFYQSGATFVQIYVGMGAKRVKELFSQAKAHAPSIIFIDEIDAVGRARGGMRNDERESTLNQLLTEMDGFEDSSGVIVIAATNKIDIIDEALLRSGRFDRRIFIPLPDKNDRLEIIKTYMRNKPTEVDLNELANMSVGFSGAALATFVNEAAINALRRGSTILELSDFIAVRQKVLMGKKKVLSFSDEEKKIQSLYQAAKALCAYWFEIDFDKITIVNDRLKDIDREIESKTQMLSKIKVYLAGMVATKLAYNEKFTNATEDLERATTIAKEMVEVYGMGEKLIPYENDVLIILENAQKELEHFLEGMNTVLEKISQELYSVESISKVRLKAIIDEVL; this is translated from the coding sequence ATGCGCATTTTTAAATCCCAAAAACTGATGCTTGCTACCATGGCGCTTAGCATCTTTGCGGTATTACTTGCTTTTGGGTACTTACGCATATCTCCAAAGATCATTGATCTGCCGACCTATCACGCGCTTTTAGACAGTGGTAGCATCAAAAAAGCTAAGGTCGAAGAAAATGAAGTGTTTCTTTATGGGATTAACGACCAGTTTGTCATCATTAAAGATGGCATAGACATCGGAGCACTTCTTAAAAAAGTACCCATTGAAGTACAACGCTCCAATCCTTTTTTTGAAGATTTAATTCTTTTAGGAATGTTGGGAAGTTTACTGTTTGCACTGCTTTTTTATGCACGTAAAAAACGCGCGGAAGATGCTAAAAAAGAGCAAGAAACCAATCAAAAAGCTTACGCTTCGTACGATCCTTTTATGAGCAGTATCATCAGGCCCGTTAAGGCGCAAGTGAGTTTTCGTGATGTTGCGGGCATCAAAGATGTCAAGGAAGAGCTTGAAGAGATCGTTGATTTTCTTAAAAATCCTGCGCGATACAAACGCTACGGCATAACCCTTCCTAAAGGTGTGCTTTTAGTAGGCCCTCCAGGGGTTGGTAAAACGATGATCGCCAAGGCCGTAGCAGGTGAGGCGAGTGTGCCTTTCTTCTACCAAAGTGGCGCTACATTTGTGCAAATCTATGTAGGCATGGGCGCAAAGAGGGTTAAAGAGCTTTTTTCACAAGCCAAAGCACATGCACCGTCCATCATCTTCATCGACGAGATCGATGCAGTAGGGCGCGCACGTGGTGGCATGCGCAACGATGAGCGTGAATCGACGCTCAACCAACTCCTGACTGAGATGGACGGATTTGAGGACAGCAGTGGCGTTATCGTCATCGCCGCGACCAATAAAATCGACATCATCGATGAAGCGTTGCTTCGTTCTGGCAGATTTGATAGACGTATCTTCATTCCACTTCCCGATAAAAACGATCGTTTGGAAATTATTAAAACCTATATGCGCAACAAACCAACCGAAGTCGATCTCAATGAGCTTGCAAACATGAGCGTTGGCTTTAGTGGCGCAGCACTCGCAACCTTTGTCAATGAAGCTGCCATCAATGCCTTGCGTCGTGGCTCTACCATACTGGAACTCAGTGATTTTATAGCTGTGCGCCAAAAAGTGCTCATGGGTAAGAAAAAAGTCCTTAGTTTCTCCGATGAAGAGAAAAAAATCCAGTCCCTCTACCAAGCCGCAAAAGCGCTGTGTGCGTACTGGTTTGAGATAGACTTTGACAAAATCACCATTGTCAATGATCGTCTGAAAGACATCGACCGTGAGATCGAGTCTAAAACGCAGATGCTCTCAAAGATCAAGGTTTATCTTGCAGGTATGGTCGCAACCAAACTCGCTTACAATGAAAAATTTACCAACGCTACCGAAGATTTAGAGCGCGCTACCACCATAGCAAAAGAGATGGTCGAAGTCTATGGCATGGGTGAAAAGCTCATACCGTATGAAAATGATGTTTTAATCATCCTAGAAAACGCCCAAAAAGAGCTTGAACACTTCCTAGAGGGGATGAATACCGTTTTAGAGAAAATATCGCAAGAACTCTACAGTGTTGAGAGCATCTCCAAAGTGCGTCTTAAAGCCATCATCGATGAAGTTCTTTAG
- the bioV gene encoding pimelyl-ACP methyl ester esterase BioV produces the protein MKFFSGFCLANEQELFTPYLNQSDFTVAGFSYGAIKAFEYALTCNERIDTLQLFSPAFFGDKDAKFKKLQTLSFSKNSEAYTQNFMQNITYPSTFDMQPYFQQGSIEELNELLNYTWNEANLQALKKRGINIEVYVGENDTIINSLHVKDLFVPFASVYYFKRVGHILK, from the coding sequence ATGAAGTTCTTTAGTGGTTTTTGCCTTGCAAACGAGCAAGAACTCTTCACGCCATATCTAAACCAAAGCGATTTTACTGTCGCTGGGTTTAGCTACGGAGCCATTAAAGCTTTTGAATACGCCCTTACATGTAACGAGCGCATCGACACCCTGCAACTCTTCTCACCCGCCTTTTTTGGGGACAAAGATGCTAAATTCAAAAAACTTCAAACGCTCTCCTTTTCCAAAAACAGTGAAGCTTATACACAAAATTTTATGCAAAATATTACATATCCATCCACTTTTGACATGCAGCCTTATTTTCAACAAGGAAGCATTGAAGAGCTAAATGAGCTGTTAAACTACACGTGGAATGAAGCAAACTTGCAAGCTCTTAAAAAGCGCGGCATTAACATTGAGGTCTATGTAGGAGAGAATGACACCATCATTAATTCTTTACATGTAAAGGATTTGTTCGTGCCATTTGCAAGCGTTTACTACTTTAAAAGAGTAGGGCATATTTTAAAATGA
- a CDS encoding thioredoxin family protein encodes MQSLDEAAVFKRLHEPSPRAFSFLFYTTHCAQCKIAHARVERVMQKSKFEVDFFTCNLDEAPSVAEHFGIRSVPVCMTYNQKGEQQRVEYGLKSETVYESMILSVNTQKGDPKSRLLGF; translated from the coding sequence ATGCAATCTTTAGATGAAGCCGCTGTTTTTAAACGCCTACATGAGCCATCTCCTCGTGCCTTTTCCTTTCTGTTCTACACCACCCACTGCGCTCAATGCAAAATCGCCCACGCAAGAGTAGAACGAGTGATGCAAAAAAGTAAGTTTGAAGTGGACTTTTTTACATGTAATCTCGATGAAGCACCCTCAGTAGCCGAACATTTTGGCATTCGCTCTGTACCAGTATGTATGACATACAACCAAAAAGGCGAGCAACAAAGGGTTGAATACGGCCTAAAATCCGAAACAGTTTACGAGAGTATGATTCTAAGTGTAAATACTCAAAAAGGCGACCCGAAGTCACGGTTGTTGGGGTTCTGA
- a CDS encoding LLM class flavin-dependent oxidoreductase, which yields MNNTKIPLSVLDLIPVGEGFTIAQAIENSTKLAQEVEAFGYRRYWVAEHHNFSGIASAATSVVLSYIGAKTQTIRIGSGGIMLPNHAPLVIAEQFGTLESLYPNRIDLGLGRAPGTDRQTMLALRRDINNDGSDFPLMLEQLQYFLSDKAGTKGIKAVPGYGLDIPIWLLGSSTFSAQLAAEKGLAFAFASHFAPDAMEDAIRLYRANFKPSSKLQEPYIIICINVICSETTEQAQYLATTELQKFLHLQRGDNSPLCKPTNDMSRLWEKWEETSIRHKTRESIWGTPAFVKEKLESLIERIRANEVMINSMIHNPEDRIKSYELISRVWFD from the coding sequence ATGAATAATACAAAAATACCCTTATCGGTCTTAGATTTAATCCCCGTAGGAGAAGGCTTCACCATAGCGCAAGCCATAGAAAATAGTACCAAACTAGCCCAAGAGGTTGAAGCGTTTGGATATAGACGTTATTGGGTAGCAGAACATCACAATTTCAGTGGAATTGCCAGTGCCGCAACATCGGTAGTATTGAGTTACATTGGCGCAAAAACTCAAACGATTCGGATAGGCTCAGGTGGAATTATGCTACCAAACCATGCGCCATTGGTTATCGCTGAACAATTTGGAACGTTAGAGTCTTTATATCCAAATAGAATAGATTTGGGTTTAGGAAGAGCTCCGGGAACGGACAGACAAACCATGCTTGCCCTTAGACGTGACATAAACAATGACGGCTCAGACTTTCCTCTGATGCTTGAACAGTTACAATACTTTTTATCAGATAAAGCGGGCACAAAAGGGATCAAAGCCGTCCCAGGCTATGGACTCGACATTCCCATCTGGTTGCTTGGTTCGAGCACGTTTAGCGCGCAATTAGCAGCAGAAAAGGGATTGGCTTTTGCGTTTGCCTCACACTTTGCACCAGATGCTATGGAAGATGCCATAAGACTCTATCGTGCAAACTTTAAACCCTCTTCTAAATTACAAGAGCCGTATATTATCATCTGTATCAATGTCATCTGTTCCGAGACAACTGAGCAAGCCCAATACCTAGCAACAACAGAACTTCAAAAGTTTCTTCATCTCCAACGTGGTGATAATAGTCCATTATGCAAACCAACAAATGATATGAGTCGTTTATGGGAAAAGTGGGAAGAAACCAGTATACGACATAAAACACGAGAGTCCATATGGGGAACACCCGCATTTGTTAAAGAAAAACTTGAAAGCCTTATTGAGCGAATAAGAGCCAATGAAGTGATGATAAACTCTATGATACATAACCCAGAGGATAGAATAAAATCTTATGAGTTGATTTCTAGGGTTTGGTTTGATTAA
- a CDS encoding pseudouridine synthase — MNKPPNDSKELFALNKPKGYLVTRSDDLGRKTVYDLLPEWTFTEGWMPIGRLDLDSKGLLLFTTNSQINHALTTPQNCIKVYEIWVRGHVSEEHIAEALKGVESPQGLLRALEVAKISTGGAKTKLRVKIDEGKNRHIRRLFGALKDPKFGTPLKVLELSRVSIGSFNLDIESGKWRYLSQEEAKMLIKNLD, encoded by the coding sequence ATGAATAAACCACCAAACGATTCCAAAGAACTGTTTGCCCTCAATAAACCTAAAGGTTATCTAGTCACGCGCTCTGATGATCTTGGGCGAAAAACCGTTTATGATCTTTTGCCTGAATGGACTTTTACTGAGGGATGGATGCCCATCGGACGGCTTGATTTGGACTCTAAAGGACTTTTACTCTTTACGACCAACAGCCAGATAAACCACGCTTTGACCACGCCTCAAAATTGCATCAAGGTCTATGAGATTTGGGTGAGAGGGCATGTGAGCGAGGAGCATATCGCAGAGGCGTTAAAAGGTGTGGAAAGCCCGCAGGGTTTACTGAGAGCGCTTGAAGTCGCAAAGATCAGCACTGGTGGCGCGAAAACAAAACTTAGGGTCAAAATTGATGAGGGAAAGAATCGGCATATCCGCCGATTGTTTGGAGCACTCAAAGATCCTAAATTTGGCACACCTTTGAAAGTCTTAGAGTTGAGCCGAGTTAGCATAGGCAGTTTTAACCTCGACATTGAAAGTGGAAAGTGGCGTTATCTTTCACAAGAAGAAGCGAAAATGCTCATTAAAAATCTTGATTAA